A genome region from Erigeron canadensis isolate Cc75 chromosome 3, C_canadensis_v1, whole genome shotgun sequence includes the following:
- the LOC122593176 gene encoding peptide chain release factor 1, mitochondrial-like, with amino-acid sequence MRGGATRVLCRNLVRAFSRNGNSNNNMFIKIHPFSFPKYSTVVEMQPQTSAELIKIMEQRLSAIEHRNAYLQGIINQPETSPTEFSRANKELQKLNDKMDLISKLRTIEKEIQSLKSLVGDSEEDKDMQAMAYEELEQVLKEQQNVHNLLLKSLLPKDDADARGCILEVRAGTGGEEASLFAMDIFKMYERYSQKKGWRFEVVDVTDSNMKGFKEASAAISGADVYGKLKFESGIHRVQRVPITEKSGRVHTSAVSVAILPQADEVDVQLRNEDLRIDTYRSGGSGGQHANTTNSAVRITHIPSGLTVAIQDERSQHMNKAKGLKVLCARLYEMERCRVHNSRSKLRSDQIGSGDRSERIRTYNFPQGRVTDHRIGFTHHSISDMIQGESLDYFIDALLLQQEMDAIADFQRQ; translated from the exons ATGAGAGGTGGAGCAACTAGGGTTTTATGCAGAAATTTAGTCCGTGCATTCTCAAGAAATGGAAATAGCAATAATAATATGTTCATCAAAATCCATCCCTTTTCGTTTCCCAAATACTCAACTG tggtGGAGATGCAGCCGCAAACATCGGCTGAACTGATAAAGATTATGGAGCAGAGACTGTCTGCTATTGAACACAGAAATGCTTATCTTCAAGGCATCATTAATCAG CCGGAAACCTCACCAACCGAGTTTTCAAGAGCAAACAAGGAGCTTCAGAAGCTAAATGATAAAATGGATCTCATAAGTAAGTTGAGGACCATCGAAAAG GAaattcaaagtttaaaatcGCTAGTTGGCGACTCTGAAGAAGATAAAGACATGCAGGCAATGGCATATGAGGAACTGGAGCAAGTTTTAAAAGAACAACAAAATGTGCATAATCTGTTGCTTAAGTCTTTACTTCCCAAGGACGATGCCGATGCAAGGGGTTGCATTTTGGAAGTTAGAGCAG GGACTGGTGGAGAAGAGGCTTCTCTGTTCGCAATGGACATCTTCAAAAT GTATGAGAGATACTCCCAGAAAAAAGGATGGAGGTTTGAGGTGGTAGATGTCACAGACTCAAATATGAAAGGATTTAAG GAAGCAAGTGCTGCAATATCCGGGGCGGATGTCTATGGAAAACTGAAGTTCGAGAGTGGAATTCATAGAGTGCAG CGAGTTCCCATTACTGAAAAGTCTGGACGTGTTCATACAAGTGCCGTGTCTGTTGCTATCCTTCCCCAGGCAGATGAG GTAGATGTTCAACTGAGGAACGAGGACTTGAGAATTGACACATATAGGTCTGGGGGATCTGGTGGTCAGCATGCGAATACTACTAATAGTGCTGTCCGAATCACCCATATTCCATCTGGCCTCACAGTTGCCATACAAGATGAGCGCTCACAACACATG AACAAAGCTAAAGGGCTAAAAGTATTGTGCGCGAGACTGTATGAGATGGAGAGATGTAGAGTGCATAACAGTAGATCTAAGTTAAGATCAGATCAG ATCGGTAGTGGAGATAGATCTGAACGTATACGTACCTACAACTTTCCACAAGGGCGAGTGACGGATCACAGGATAGGCTTCACTCATCATTCCATCAGCGATATGATACAAGGAGAGAGTTTAGACTACTTCATTGATGCCCTTCTTTTGCAGCAAGAAATGGATGCAATTGCAGACTTTCAGCGCCAGTAG